A genomic segment from Anaerolineae bacterium encodes:
- a CDS encoding corrinoid protein, which yields MDLLKDMAEALYKGDAAKVTALVKQALDAGMSAGEILNNGLIEGMNVVGRDFRDGILFVPEVLIAARAMQAGMDLLKPLLTESDVQPMGTMVIGTVKGDLHDIGKNLVAMMMEGAGFQVVNLGTDVPAEKFVEAAKKHNAELVGMSALLTTTMVHMKDVIEAFQEAGLRDKVKIMVGGAPVTQKFAEEIGADGYAPNASAAVDKAKELLGKK from the coding sequence ATGGATCTGCTCAAAGACATGGCCGAAGCCCTCTACAAAGGTGACGCCGCCAAGGTTACCGCTCTCGTCAAGCAGGCCCTGGATGCCGGCATGAGCGCGGGCGAGATCCTCAACAACGGCCTCATCGAGGGCATGAACGTCGTCGGCAGGGACTTCCGCGACGGCATCCTGTTCGTCCCCGAAGTGCTCATCGCCGCTCGCGCCATGCAGGCCGGCATGGACCTCCTCAAGCCCCTCCTGACGGAAAGCGATGTCCAGCCCATGGGCACCATGGTCATCGGCACCGTCAAGGGCGACCTGCATGACATCGGAAAGAACCTGGTCGCCATGATGATGGAAGGCGCCGGCTTCCAGGTGGTCAACCTGGGCACCGATGTGCCGGCGGAGAAATTCGTCGAGGCCGCCAAGAAGCACAACGCCGAGCTGGTCGGCATGTCCGCCCTGCTCACCACCACCATGGTGCACATGAAGGACGTCATCGAGGCCTTCCAGGAAGCCGGCCTCCGCGATAAGGTCAAGATCATGGTCGGCGGCGCCCCGGTCACCCAGAAGTTCGCCGAAGAGATCGGCGCCGACGGCTACGCGCCCAACGCCTCCGCCGCGGTCGACAAGGCCAAGGAACTGTTG
- a CDS encoding FadR family transcriptional regulator, with amino-acid sequence MPLRPVETKKVYMRVVEQIRSLIESGELRPGDQLPTTQELAEALKVSRPSVREALAALEILGLVESRPGAGCFVKEPPPPQETRAARQTIELGWASAEDILEARLAYEPMCARLAALRRTEEDLNEMRCSPELAMVDIERVAAGLPARFQNCSTRPHLPPENFNVSLHAIIARASKNPVLAQFGEAIAQAVQSPTWQRMMRQIYLSPRNASFFLKHYEALYDAIERGDAELAESTMRQHLLALSATLNE; translated from the coding sequence ATGCCTTTACGGCCAGTGGAAACCAAAAAGGTGTATATGCGGGTAGTGGAGCAGATCCGCTCGCTTATTGAGAGCGGGGAACTGCGCCCGGGCGACCAGCTCCCCACGACCCAGGAGCTAGCGGAGGCGCTGAAGGTGAGCCGGCCCTCGGTGCGGGAAGCCCTGGCGGCGCTGGAAATCCTGGGGCTGGTGGAATCACGGCCGGGCGCCGGCTGTTTCGTCAAAGAACCGCCGCCCCCGCAGGAAACGCGCGCTGCCCGTCAGACCATCGAGCTGGGATGGGCCAGCGCCGAAGACATCCTGGAAGCGCGCCTGGCCTATGAGCCGATGTGCGCACGCCTGGCGGCACTGCGGCGCACCGAGGAAGACCTCAACGAGATGCGCTGTTCGCCGGAGCTGGCCATGGTGGATATCGAGCGGGTGGCCGCGGGACTGCCGGCGCGCTTCCAGAACTGTTCCACGCGCCCCCATCTCCCGCCGGAAAACTTCAACGTCAGCCTGCATGCCATCATCGCCCGCGCCAGCAAGAACCCGGTGCTGGCGCAGTTCGGTGAGGCCATCGCCCAGGCAGTGCAATCCCCCACCTGGCAAAGGATGATGCGGCAGATTTATCTCTCGCCCCGCAACGCCAGCTTTTTCCTCAAGCACTATGAGGCGCTGTATGATGCCATTGAACGCGGCGATGCGGAGCTGGCGGAATCCACCATGCGCCAGCACTTGCTGGCGCTCAGCGCTACGCTGAACGAGTAG